The Girardinichthys multiradiatus isolate DD_20200921_A chromosome Y, DD_fGirMul_XY1, whole genome shotgun sequence genome has a window encoding:
- the LOC124864532 gene encoding zona pellucida sperm-binding protein 3-like, translating into MEIVWFNFLLEVVFAGLYIQAALAFTSSQYMQYVPLLRPRPQQSLLPPVVQQEQHEPELVNTVAVICHSDSLEVVIAADMFAVGAPVDSQELRLGVQDNEFCRAMATSAEEYRIVAGLDDCGTKHWMTKDSLVYTNLLMYHPLASPSGIVYMDEAVIPVECHYERKYGVSSSSIMPTWIPFTSTQAGVETLQFNLKLMTNDWMNEKGANVFYLGEPINLKASVRVGHHMGLRVFLSSCVATLQPAITSDPKYVFIENGCLVDSQLPDSKAQFLPRTRDEELRLTIDAFKFHSDDRGQLYITCHLTAVPVNDAEAPNKACTFMGGRWWSADGNDYLCGYCKTKDQMYVKAGIPGVLSPRGFGMLAAESMWRTGLKTNKAAWDHEARVGPLTILPSSKSGVAPFDELPSVLQKLHRPALYGSHWRSGSKKADLEKGLLPELSTSELDAENETELNDDLEEAEHNYDTASKFSLKSLDIPMDKNATDSSYVSSTPLQLEPAVKNATATNTSRSDLTEPKK; encoded by the exons ATGGAGATTGTTTGGTTTAACTTCCTTTTAGAGGTTGTGTTTGCTGGGCTCTACATTCAAGCAGCTCTTGCCTTTACATCTTCGCAGTATATGCAGTATGTTCCACTTCTGAGACCTCGGCCTCAGCAGAGCCTCCTGCCCCCTGTGGTTCAGCAGGAGCAGCATGAGCCAGAGCTGGTCAACACAGTTGCTGTGATCTGCCACTCTGACTCTCTGGAGGTGGTGATTGCTGCTGATATGTTTGCAGTTGGAGCTCCAGTGGACAGTCAGGAGCTGCGTCTTGGAGTGCAGGACAATGAGTTCTGCAGGGCTATGGCTACTTCTGCAGAGGAATACAGGATTGTTGCTGGGCTGGATGACTGTGGCACTAAACATTGG ATGACTAAGGACTCCCTGGTTTACACAAACCTCCTCATGTACCATCCGTTAGCCTCTCCTAGTGGGATAGTTTATATGGATGAGGCAGTCATCCCAGTTGAATGCCATTATGAAAG GAAGTATGGTGTATCCAGCTCTTCAATCATGCCAACTTGGATTCCCTTCACATCTACCCAAGCTGGGGTGGAAACTCTGCAGTTCAACTTGAAGCTAATGACCA ATGACTGGATGAATGAAAAGGGTGCCAATGTGTTTTACCTCGGTGAACCCATCAACCTTAAGGCCTCTGTGAGGGTAGGGCATCACATGGGTCTCAGGGTGTTTCTGAGCAGCTGTGTGGCCACACTTCAACCAGCTATAACCTCTGATCCCAAATATGTCTTCATTGAAAATGG ATGCTTGGTGGACTCCCAGCTTCCAGACTCAAAAGCACAATTCTTACCCAGAACCCGGGATGAAGAGCTGCGGTTAACGATTGATGCCTTCAAGTTCCACAGTGATGATCGAGGACAG CTCTACATCACATGTCACCTAACTGCTGTGCCAGTAAATGATGCAGAAGCACCAAACAAAGCCTGTACCTTTATGGGTGGAAG ATGGTGGTCCGCTGATGGCAATGACTACTTGTGTGGTTATTGTAAAACCAAAGATCAAATGTATGTCAAGGCTGGCATTCCTGGGGTGCTCAGTCCTCGTGGATTTGGAATGTTGGCTGCTGAATCCATGTGGAGGACTGGACTGAAGACTAATAAAG CTGCATGGGACCATGAGGCTAGAGTGGGTCCCCTGACAATTTTGCCATCAAGTAAAAGTGGAGTTGCTCCTTTTGATGAGCTCCCTAGTGTTCTCCAAAAACTTCACAGACCTGCTCTATACGGCAGTCACTGGAGAAGTGGATCAAAAAAAGCTG ATCTGGAGAAAGGACTGCTTCCTGAGCTCTCTACCTCTGAACTAGATGctgaaaatgaaacagaacTGAATG ATGACTTGGAGGAAGCTGAACATAATTATGACACAGCCAGTAAATTCAGTCTGAAATCCTTAGACATACCAATGGACAAGAATGCCACTGACTCCAGTTATGTCAGCAGCACCCCTCTTCAGTTGGAGCCTGCAGTGAAGAATGCAACTGCTACCAACACTAGCCGTTCTGATCTAACTgaaccaaagaaataa
- the LOC124864404 gene encoding uncharacterized protein LOC124864404, with amino-acid sequence MKTHLQFIFLFIRFFEACVEVVFRRLTEDQSLVLSCIPQQEHGHLVGLHLYHRGPQSQTTLLSVAEGTAVRVDPERGPRLHLSGGLNSPRINVSISHLHLSDTGLYMWELSYRQKNNSDQIILGAQKYILLVEGEGRSCQCSHGYVLLLLIISAAVGLLLLTICLLAMEKYVRLRHHRPPQPHSPLYEEMSRKQQRAGNPKINHEASPCPDEVDFPVYANPNIRQLQDNYYACPRQLALRA; translated from the exons ATGAAAACACATCTacaatttattttcctctttattCGGTTCTTTGAAG CCTGTGTGGAGGTGGTCTTCAGGCGCCTTACAGAGGATCAGTCACTGGTACTCTCCTGCATCCCTCAGCAGGAACATGGTCACCTGGTGGGTCTCCACCTGTACCACCGCGGCCCCCAGAGCCAAACCACCCTGCTTTCTGTGGCTGAGGGCACCGCAGTCAGGGTGGACCCAGAGCGTGGGCCCCGCCTACATCTCAGTGGGGGACTCAACTCGCCAAGGATCAACGTTAGCATCTCTCACCTACACCTGAGTGACACTGGACTTTACATGTGGGAGCTGAGCTACAGACAGAAGAACAACTCAGATCAGATCATCCTCGGTGCGCAGAAGTACATCCTGCTGGTTGAAGGGGAAG GGAGGTCATGCCAGTGCTCTCATGGTTACGTCCTTCTGCTCCTGATCATCTCTGCAGCAGTAGGACTTCTTCTGCTGACAATATGCTTGTTGGCCATGGAGAAATAT GTAAGGTTAAGGCACCATCGCCCACCGCAGCCTCATTCTCCTCTTTATGAGGAAATGAGCAGGAAGCAGCAGAGAGCAGGAAACCCCAAAATAAACCACGAGGCTTCCCCATGCCCGGATGAAGTCGACTTCCCAGTTTACGCCAACCCAAACATCCGGCAGCTGCAGGATAACTACTACGCCTGTCCCCGACAGCTGGCCCTCAGAGCCTGA